In Felis catus isolate Fca126 chromosome A3, F.catus_Fca126_mat1.0, whole genome shotgun sequence, a single genomic region encodes these proteins:
- the PCYOX1 gene encoding prenylcysteine oxidase 1 has translation MGRTAGQLGSSLLGLWLLMCSWGCPGSAELRAPPDKIAIIGAGIGGTSAAYYLRQKFGKDVKIDLFERGEVGGRLATMTVRGQEYEAGGSVIHPLNLHMKRFVKDLGLSTVQGFGGLMGVYNGETLVFEESSWFIINMIKLIWHYGFQSLRMHMWVEDILDKFMRIYRYQSHDYAFSSVEKLLHSLGGDEFLGMLNRTLLETLQKAGFSEKFLNEIVAPVMRVNYGQSMNINGFVGAVSMSCADSGLWAVEGGNKLVCSGLLRASKSNLITGSVMYIEEKTRTKRTGNPTKMYEVVYQIGSETRSDFYDIVLVATPLNRKMSNITFLNFDPPIEEFHQYYQHIVTTLIKGQLNSTLFSSRALDKFDLSTILTTDNSDLFINSIGIVSSVTENDNPQPSTERAHVWKIFSQEILTKEQILKLFLSYDYAVKQPWLAYPRYKPPEKCPSIILHDRLYYLNGIECAASAMEMSAIAAHNAALLAYHRWNGHADMIDQEDLYEKLKTEL, from the exons ATGGGGCGCACGGCTGGGCAGCTCGGCTCGTCGCTTCTGGGGCTGTGGCTGCTGATGTGCAGCTGGGGGTGCCCTGGGAGCGCCGAGCTGCGGGCCCCGCCGGATAAGATCG CAATTATTGGAGCTGGAATTGGTGGCACTTCAGCAGCCTATTATCTGCGGCAGAAATTTGGGAAAGATGTGAAGATTGACCTGTTTGaaagaggagaggtgggaggcCGCCTGGCCACCATGACTGTTCGAGGGCAAGAATACGAGGCAGGAGGTTCTGTCATCCATCCTTTAAATCTGCACATGAAGCGTTTTGTCAAGGACCTGG GTCTGTCTACTGTTCAGGGCTTTGGTGGCCTAATGGGGGTGTATAATGGAGAGACTCTGGTGTTTGAGGAGAGCAGCTGGTTCATAATTAACATGATTAAACTAATTTGGCACTATGGATTTCAGTCCCTCCGAATGCACATGTGGGTAGAGGATATATTGGACAAGTTTATGag GATCTACCGCTACCAGTCTCATGACTATGCCTTCAGTAGCGTAGAAAAGTTACTACATTCTCTTGGAGGGGACGAATTCCTTGGAATGCTTAACCGAACACTTCTTGAAACCTTGCAGAAAGCAGGCTTCTCTGAGAAATTCCTCAATGAAATTGTTGCTCCTGTCATGAGGGTCAATTATGGCCAAAGCATGAACATCAACGGCTTTGTGG GGGCAGTATCAATGTCCTGTGCGGATTCTGGCCTTTGGGCAGTAGAAGGTGGAAATAAACTTGTTTGCTCAGGGCTCCTTCGTGCGTCCAAAAGCAACCTTATAACTGGCTCAGTAATGTacatagaggagaaaacaaggacCAAGCGGACAG GAAATCCCACAAAGATGTATGAAGTGGTCTACCAAATTGGATCTGAGACACGTTCAGACTTCTATGATATCGTCTTGGTGGCCACTCCATTGAATCGAAAAATGTCCAACATAACTTTTCTCAACTTTGATCCTCCAATTGAGGAATTCCATCAGTACTACCAACATATAGTGACAACTTTAATTAAGGGGCAACTGAATTCAACTCTTTTTAGCTCTAGAGCCTTAGACAAATTTGATCTCAGTACAATCTTAACCACTGATAATTCAGATTTGTTCATTAATAGCATTGGGATTGTGTCCTCTGTAACAGAAAATGATAATCCTCAACCATCAACAGAAAGGGCGCATGTTTGGAAGATCTTTTCTCAAGAAATCCTtactaaagaacaaatattaaagcTCTTTTTGTCTTATGATTATGCTGTGAAGCAGCCATGGCTTGCATATCCTCGCTATAAGCCTCCAGAGAAATGCCCCTCCATCATACTCCACGATAGACTTTACTACCTCAATGGCATAGAGTGTGCAGCAAGTGCCATGGAGATGAGTGCCATTGCAGCCCACAATGCCGCTCTCCTTGCTTATCATCGCTGGAATGGGCACGCAGACATGATTGACCAAGAGGACTTATATGAGAAACTTAAAACTGAACTATGA
- the SNRPG gene encoding small nuclear ribonucleoprotein G, with the protein MSKAHPPELKKFMDKKLSLKLNGGRHVQGILRGFDPFMNLVIDECVEMATSGQQNNIGMVVIRGNSIIMLEALERV; encoded by the exons ATGAGCAAAGCTCACCCTCCCGAGTTGAAAAA aTTTATGGACAAGAAATTATCAT tgaAATTAAATGGTGGCAGACATGTCCAAGGAATATTGCGGGGGTTCGATCCCTTTATGAATCTTGTGATAGATGAATGTGTGGAGATGGCAACTAGTGGGCAACAGAACAATATTGGAATGGTG gtaattcgAGGAAATAGTATCATCATGTTAGAAGCCTTGGAACGAGTATAA
- the FAM136A gene encoding protein FAM136A — MAELQQLRVQEAVDSMVKSLERENIRKMQGLMFRCSANCCEDSQASMQQVHQCIERCHAPLAQAQALVTTELEKFQDRLARCTMHCNDKAKDSIDAGSKELQVKRQLESCVTKCVDDHMHLIPTMTKKMKESLLSIGK; from the exons ATGGCGGAGCTGCAGCAGCTGCGGGTGCAGGAGGCAGTGGACTCCATGGTGAAGAgtctggagagagagaacatccgGAAGATGCAG GGCCTCATGTTCCGGTGCAGTGCCAACTGTTGTGAAGACAGCCAGGCGTCCATGCAGCAGGTGCACCAGTGCATTGAACGCTGCCATGCACCTCTGGCCCAAGCCCAGGCCCTGGTGACCACTGAGCTGGAGAAGTTCCAG GACCGCCTGGCCCGGTGCACCATGCATTGCAATGACAAAGCCAAAGATTCAATAGATGCGGGAAGTAAAGAGCTTCAGGTGAAGCGGCAGCTGGAGAGTTGTGTGACCAAGTGTGTGGATGACCACATGCACCTCATCCCGACCATGACCAAGAAGATGAAGGAGTCTCTCTTGTCCATTGGGAAATAG